The Corynebacterium comes genome window below encodes:
- a CDS encoding bifunctional ADP-dependent NAD(P)H-hydrate dehydratase/NAD(P)H-hydrate epimerase, whose translation MSLQSHAYPVDLIRVCEQVLLDAQSAPDELMRQAAHAVAVAAGVLVAAPAPTLLRAQATDRRILLLVGAGGNGGDALYAGAELAANHTVEAVLLGRDGRVHERALTAFRTAGGHVIGGLPEDLRPYRLVVDGILGIGGSGGLNQGLGEWLERVREHHHIPVLAVDVPSGVDADTGALSGHHVTADVTVTFGGLRHVHAVSSACGEVLVADIAVRGRALSEELLRRVILEEAGYVMALRAVHPTGREWPAPLHRLSTYSNNEPLEPEAGDDKYSGGVVGLCAGSATYPGAALLTATGAVRATSAMVRYVGDQKFAVVRAVPEVVISDAVADTGRVQAWVVGPGRGTDAAAEAELAGLLARPEPLLIDADALTLLARSAPLRTILRERTASTLLTPHDGEFRRLADALDAGIPDPAADRLGAVRALSDELDCGVLLKGRHTVIALPGTRLGMYAFDAGSSWAATPGSGDVLAGIAGAWLARAAAWLERMPVEPAQRFPTELLSACDAVQVHSTAAWLAAQTPDGPAPTSASRIAEAVPQATARLVHPEFLGR comes from the coding sequence ATGAGCCTGCAGAGCCACGCATATCCGGTCGATCTCATCCGCGTCTGTGAGCAGGTGCTTCTCGACGCCCAATCCGCCCCCGACGAGCTCATGAGGCAGGCGGCGCACGCCGTCGCCGTGGCCGCGGGTGTCCTCGTGGCGGCCCCTGCCCCCACACTCCTGCGGGCGCAGGCCACCGACCGCCGAATTCTGCTGCTCGTCGGCGCGGGCGGCAACGGCGGCGACGCGCTCTACGCCGGTGCGGAACTCGCGGCGAACCACACCGTCGAGGCGGTGCTCCTCGGCCGCGACGGGAGGGTCCACGAGCGGGCCCTCACCGCTTTCCGGACCGCCGGCGGACATGTCATCGGCGGCCTGCCGGAGGATCTGCGCCCGTACCGTCTGGTCGTCGACGGCATCCTCGGCATCGGCGGTTCGGGGGGCCTCAACCAGGGTCTGGGGGAATGGTTGGAGCGGGTCCGCGAGCACCATCACATCCCGGTCCTGGCCGTCGACGTCCCGTCGGGAGTGGACGCCGACACCGGTGCCCTGTCGGGGCACCACGTCACCGCCGACGTCACCGTCACCTTCGGCGGTCTGCGCCATGTGCATGCTGTGAGCTCGGCGTGTGGAGAGGTACTCGTGGCGGACATCGCCGTCCGCGGGCGGGCCCTGAGCGAAGAGCTGTTGCGCAGGGTCATCCTCGAGGAGGCCGGCTACGTCATGGCGCTGCGTGCCGTCCATCCCACCGGCCGTGAGTGGCCCGCCCCCCTGCATCGGCTGAGCACCTACAGCAACAACGAACCGCTGGAACCGGAGGCGGGGGACGACAAGTACTCCGGTGGAGTCGTCGGCCTGTGCGCCGGATCCGCCACCTACCCCGGTGCCGCACTGCTCACGGCAACGGGTGCGGTACGCGCGACCAGCGCGATGGTGCGCTACGTGGGCGACCAGAAGTTCGCAGTCGTCCGTGCAGTTCCGGAGGTGGTGATCTCCGATGCGGTGGCCGACACGGGCCGGGTACAGGCCTGGGTGGTGGGCCCGGGCCGGGGCACGGACGCGGCCGCGGAGGCAGAGCTCGCCGGACTGCTCGCTCGTCCGGAGCCGCTGCTCATCGACGCCGACGCGCTCACCCTTCTGGCCCGGAGTGCGCCGTTGCGCACTATTCTGCGCGAAAGGACCGCATCGACGCTGCTCACCCCGCACGACGGCGAATTCCGCAGGCTCGCCGACGCTCTGGACGCAGGGATCCCCGATCCCGCCGCCGACCGGCTGGGCGCGGTGCGTGCCCTCTCGGACGAACTCGACTGCGGGGTACTGCTCAAGGGCAGACACACCGTCATCGCCCTGCCGGGCACGCGCCTGGGGATGTACGCCTTCGACGCCGGCTCCTCCTGGGCCGCGACCCCCGGTTCCGGCGACGTACTCGCCGGTATTGCGGGTGCCTGGCTGGCCAGGGCGGCCGCCTGGCTGGAACGGATGCCGGTGGAGCCCGCCCAGCGTTTCCCCACCGAACTGCTCAGCGCCTGCGACGCCGTGCAGGTCCATTCGACGGCCGCGTGGTTGGCCGCGCAGACCCCTGATGGACCGGCACCGACGTCGGCGTCGAGAATCGCCGAAGCCGTGCCGCAGGCCACGGCACGGCTGGTTCATCCGGAGTTTCTCGGGCGTTAG
- the paaB gene encoding 1,2-phenylacetyl-CoA epoxidase subunit PaaB gives MSEQQHWPMWEVFVRSSRGLSHVHAGSLHAPDATLALRNARDLYTRRNEGTSVWVVPTEAVTASDPDSKGGFFESASGKNYRHATYYDKSEGVPHL, from the coding sequence ATGTCTGAGCAGCAGCACTGGCCGATGTGGGAGGTCTTTGTCCGATCCTCCCGCGGACTGTCCCACGTCCACGCCGGTTCCCTCCACGCACCCGACGCCACCCTGGCGCTGCGTAACGCCCGCGACCTGTACACCCGCCGCAACGAAGGCACCTCCGTGTGGGTCGTCCCCACCGAGGCCGTCACCGCCTCCGACCCGGACTCCAAGGGCGGATTCTTCGAGTCGGCGTCCGGCAAGAACTACCGTCACGCCACCTACTACGACAAGTCTGAAGGGGTGCCGCACCTGTGA
- the paaI gene encoding hydroxyphenylacetyl-CoA thioesterase PaaI → MSQILAPGVAREPRYDHVRTMFEADLASQGLGMTITHIGDGEARGHFTIRPEMCNGHGTAQGGFLFTFADSLFAGACNSTGNMAVAAQVGIHYVAPARPGDVVEGHAVERRTWGRNGITDVTLTSNGQVIAEFRGTSRTVRGV, encoded by the coding sequence ATGAGCCAGATCCTCGCCCCCGGCGTCGCCCGGGAGCCCCGCTACGACCACGTCCGCACGATGTTCGAGGCCGACCTCGCCTCCCAGGGCCTCGGCATGACCATCACCCACATCGGCGACGGCGAGGCCCGCGGGCACTTCACCATCAGACCCGAGATGTGCAACGGGCACGGCACCGCCCAGGGCGGATTCCTCTTCACGTTCGCCGACTCGCTGTTCGCCGGCGCCTGCAACTCCACCGGAAACATGGCCGTGGCCGCCCAGGTGGGCATCCACTACGTCGCACCCGCCCGCCCGGGAGACGTGGTCGAGGGGCACGCCGTCGAGCGCCGCACCTGGGGCCGCAACGGCATCACCGACGTCACACTGACCTCGAACGGACAGGTCATCGCGGAGTTCCGGGGCACCTCCCGGACAGTGAGGGGGGTCTGA
- a CDS encoding MFS transporter yields MSNDTLAPGMAVSSTEPTPITPEHRRVLAGAMVGTTIEWFDFFIYAQAAALIFATQFFNPASNDSPVVAQVIAWASLGISFLFRPLGAVIAGHLGDRLGRKPVLVITLLGMGGATVAMGLLPTYAAIGVAAPVILVLLRVLQGLSAGGEWGGAALLAVEHAPTSRRGFYGAFPQVGVPAGMLLATLFMLVLSAALTTEQFNDWGWRVPFVSSLVLIIVGFWIRRLVEESPVFSELEDLKKKSSAPLSLLFKGYWKLVLLAALIFAGVNAAGYLAIAYFVSYGTQVIGHERTTVLGITSLGAIAWIISTLVFGALSDTIGRKQTFAVGYVGSILWAIPTWLLIDSGDAFLFALAVVILGVLLGATYGPQSALYAEMFPAQVRLSGVSIGYAIGSVIGGAFAPMIAALLLDATGTSMSIGIYIAVISVISLIAVLNVPKGIQGKSLH; encoded by the coding sequence ATGAGCAACGACACCCTGGCCCCCGGTATGGCCGTGTCCTCGACGGAACCCACGCCGATCACCCCCGAGCACCGACGGGTTCTCGCCGGCGCCATGGTCGGCACCACCATCGAGTGGTTCGACTTCTTCATCTACGCCCAGGCGGCGGCGCTGATCTTCGCCACCCAGTTCTTCAACCCCGCCTCCAACGACTCCCCGGTGGTCGCGCAGGTCATCGCCTGGGCCTCGCTGGGTATCTCCTTCCTCTTCCGTCCTCTCGGTGCGGTCATCGCGGGCCACCTCGGTGACCGACTCGGCCGCAAGCCCGTCCTGGTGATCACACTGCTCGGCATGGGCGGCGCGACCGTCGCCATGGGCCTGCTGCCCACCTACGCCGCCATCGGCGTCGCGGCACCGGTCATCCTGGTGCTCCTGCGCGTCCTCCAGGGTCTGTCCGCAGGTGGTGAGTGGGGCGGTGCCGCACTGCTGGCCGTCGAGCACGCACCGACGAGCCGACGTGGCTTCTACGGCGCATTCCCGCAGGTCGGCGTTCCGGCCGGCATGCTCCTGGCCACCCTGTTCATGCTGGTGCTCTCCGCGGCGCTGACCACCGAACAGTTCAACGACTGGGGTTGGCGTGTCCCGTTCGTCTCCTCACTCGTCCTCATCATCGTGGGTTTCTGGATCCGCCGTCTCGTCGAGGAGTCCCCGGTCTTCTCGGAGCTCGAGGATCTGAAGAAGAAGTCCTCCGCTCCCCTCTCGCTGCTGTTCAAGGGCTACTGGAAGCTGGTCCTCCTCGCCGCCCTCATCTTCGCGGGCGTCAACGCCGCCGGTTACCTCGCCATCGCCTACTTCGTGTCCTACGGCACCCAGGTCATAGGCCACGAGCGCACCACGGTCCTGGGCATCACCTCCCTGGGCGCCATCGCCTGGATCATCTCCACCCTGGTCTTCGGCGCCCTGTCCGACACGATCGGCCGTAAGCAGACCTTCGCGGTGGGCTATGTCGGTTCCATCCTGTGGGCCATCCCCACGTGGCTGCTCATCGACTCCGGCGACGCTTTCCTCTTCGCTCTCGCCGTCGTCATCCTGGGCGTCCTCCTCGGCGCCACCTACGGTCCGCAGTCCGCGCTCTACGCCGAGATGTTCCCGGCGCAGGTCCGACTGTCGGGTGTCTCCATCGGCTACGCCATCGGTTCGGTCATCGGCGGCGCCTTCGCCCCCATGATCGCGGCCCTGCTTCTCGACGCCACCGGGACCTCCATGTCCATCGGCATCTACATCGCGGTGATCTCGGTCATCTCCCTGATCGCCGTGCTCAACGTCCCGAAGGGCATCCAGGGCAAGTCCCTGCACTAA
- the paaE gene encoding 1,2-phenylacetyl-CoA epoxidase subunit PaaE, whose product MTAPTKQKAKFNPLQVSEVRRLTDNAVEVSFEVPEELREDYDYVPGQYVALRADIEGQEVRRSYSICDIPRPGVIRVAIKRDLGGIFSTWANDTLQPGTVIDVMNPQGAFTSRVHVTSLNDAKALVAEGFGDVGDAPHLVAIAAGSGITPIMSIAQALLSSLPKASFEVVYANKGGGDVMFAEELGDLKDKYPTRFAVHHVLSREQRVNPLFSGRIDDEKLSLLLDKVVQTGDTDEWFLCGPFELVQLVRDELSERGVEGDKVRFELFSTGKPSDGPQQGNTGRAVVADPNGRNVTISFKLDGLSGSIESPQSANETILNAALRARPDVPFACAGGVCGTCRAKVVEGDYKMDENYALEADEVARGYVLTCQTRPTGESITVDYDA is encoded by the coding sequence ATGACTGCTCCCACCAAACAAAAGGCCAAGTTCAACCCGCTGCAGGTTTCCGAGGTCCGTCGTCTGACCGACAACGCCGTCGAAGTCAGCTTCGAGGTTCCGGAGGAACTGCGCGAGGACTACGACTACGTCCCCGGTCAGTACGTCGCCCTGCGCGCCGACATCGAGGGCCAGGAGGTGCGTCGCTCCTACTCCATCTGCGACATCCCGCGCCCCGGAGTCATCCGTGTCGCCATCAAACGCGACCTCGGCGGCATCTTCTCCACCTGGGCCAACGACACCCTGCAGCCCGGCACCGTCATCGACGTGATGAACCCCCAGGGGGCGTTCACCTCCCGCGTGCACGTCACCTCCCTCAACGACGCGAAGGCGCTCGTCGCGGAGGGGTTCGGCGACGTCGGCGACGCCCCGCACCTCGTGGCCATCGCTGCCGGTTCCGGCATCACCCCGATCATGTCCATCGCCCAGGCGCTGCTCTCCTCCCTGCCGAAGGCCAGCTTCGAGGTCGTCTACGCCAACAAGGGTGGCGGTGACGTGATGTTCGCCGAGGAGCTCGGCGACCTCAAGGACAAGTACCCCACCCGCTTCGCGGTCCATCACGTGCTCTCCCGCGAGCAGCGCGTCAACCCGCTGTTCTCCGGCCGCATCGACGACGAGAAGCTCTCCCTCCTGCTGGACAAGGTCGTCCAGACCGGGGACACCGACGAGTGGTTCCTGTGCGGACCCTTCGAGCTGGTCCAGCTGGTGCGCGACGAGCTCTCCGAGCGGGGTGTCGAAGGCGACAAGGTCCGCTTCGAGCTCTTCTCCACCGGCAAGCCCTCCGACGGCCCGCAGCAGGGCAACACCGGTCGCGCCGTCGTGGCCGATCCGAACGGCAGGAACGTCACCATCTCGTTCAAGCTCGACGGCCTCTCCGGCTCCATCGAGTCCCCGCAGTCCGCGAACGAGACGATCCTCAACGCCGCACTGCGCGCACGTCCGGACGTCCCCTTCGCCTGCGCCGGTGGCGTCTGCGGCACCTGCCGCGCGAAGGTCGTCGAGGGTGACTACAAGATGGACGAGAACTACGCGCTGGAGGCCGACGAGGTGGCCAGGGGCTACGTCCTGACCTGCCAGACCCGACCCACCGGTGAATCCATCACCGTCGACTACGACGCATAA
- a CDS encoding TetR/AcrR family transcriptional regulator, producing MPPSSTTAATATRGRPGYAREDVIQIAVEEFNARGYEATSMGTLAERLGLSKSAIYHHISSKEEILVEATDKALAELKAVMDAALAESDDPLEQLRLLVAGTTRVLCQFPAYVRLLLRLRGNTEVEREIMARRRLLTRTLVDVVDRAQAEGSLRSDLEAGVVARLIFGMINSIVEWYRPDGKYAPEDLAQLTPQMIFDGIVKPGVRHG from the coding sequence ATGCCCCCTTCCTCCACCACCGCCGCGACGGCCACCCGCGGTCGGCCCGGCTATGCCCGCGAGGATGTCATCCAGATCGCCGTCGAAGAGTTCAATGCGAGGGGCTATGAGGCCACGTCGATGGGGACACTCGCTGAGCGTCTGGGACTGAGCAAGTCTGCGATCTACCACCACATCTCGTCCAAGGAGGAGATCCTGGTGGAGGCCACGGACAAGGCGCTGGCGGAGTTGAAGGCGGTGATGGATGCCGCGCTCGCCGAGTCGGATGATCCGCTCGAGCAGCTGCGGCTGCTCGTCGCCGGCACCACGCGTGTGCTGTGTCAGTTCCCCGCCTATGTCCGGCTCCTGCTGCGGCTGCGCGGCAATACCGAGGTGGAGCGCGAGATCATGGCCCGCCGTCGGCTGCTCACCCGCACGCTGGTCGATGTGGTCGACCGGGCTCAGGCGGAGGGCTCACTGCGTTCGGATCTGGAGGCGGGCGTGGTCGCCCGGCTCATTTTCGGCATGATCAACTCCATCGTGGAGTGGTACCGGCCGGACGGGAAGTACGCGCCGGAGGATCTCGCCCAGCTCACCCCGCAGATGATCTTCGACGGAATCGTGAAACCGGGGGTGCGGCACGGCTGA
- the paaC gene encoding 1,2-phenylacetyl-CoA epoxidase subunit PaaC, which yields MSNFASVDSATRQTQGDSLTAEEILQSGAQATEDVATYATILGDDALMLGQRLSWWISRAPEMEEDIALGNIALDLIGHTRFLYSYAGTAWGKTEDDLAYFREEEEFRSARLMEQENGDFGQTIARQLLASYYMLGLYTALMDSSDDTLAAIAAKAVKEVEYHVDHANQWTLRLGLGTEESKHRISEGLFYMWPYISELFEDLDIHTRLAEQGIAVLPSSLRAEFDERIAHVLSTAGLDIPDSQQAMSGQRTGRFSEQRGYILTELQVLARKHPGATW from the coding sequence GTGAGCAACTTCGCCTCCGTTGATTCCGCAACCCGTCAGACCCAGGGAGACTCCCTCACCGCCGAAGAGATCCTGCAGTCCGGCGCGCAGGCCACCGAGGACGTCGCCACCTACGCCACGATCCTCGGCGACGACGCCCTCATGCTCGGCCAGCGCCTCAGCTGGTGGATCTCCCGCGCCCCGGAGATGGAGGAGGACATCGCCCTCGGCAACATCGCCCTGGACCTGATCGGCCACACCCGTTTCCTCTACTCCTACGCCGGCACCGCCTGGGGCAAGACCGAGGACGACCTCGCCTATTTCCGCGAGGAGGAGGAGTTCCGCTCCGCCCGCCTCATGGAGCAGGAGAACGGCGACTTCGGCCAGACCATCGCCCGCCAGCTGCTGGCCTCCTACTACATGCTCGGCCTGTACACGGCCCTCATGGACTCGAGCGACGACACCCTCGCCGCCATCGCGGCGAAGGCCGTCAAGGAGGTCGAGTACCACGTCGACCACGCCAACCAGTGGACCCTGCGTCTCGGGCTGGGCACCGAGGAGTCGAAGCACCGCATCAGCGAGGGCCTGTTCTACATGTGGCCCTACATCAGCGAGCTCTTCGAGGACCTGGACATCCACACCCGCCTCGCCGAGCAGGGGATCGCCGTCCTCCCCTCGAGCCTGCGCGCCGAGTTCGACGAGCGCATCGCGCACGTGCTCAGCACCGCCGGACTGGACATCCCGGACTCCCAGCAGGCCATGTCCGGCCAGCGCACGGGCCGCTTCTCCGAGCAGCGCGGCTACATCCTCACCGAGCTGCAGGTTCTCGCCCGCAAGCATCCCGGCGCCACCTGGTAA
- a CDS encoding enoyl-CoA hydratase/isomerase family protein yields the protein MIDLHIEDNVAEVVLNNPKAMNSLTESDLQELSDAYTEAADRDVRALLLRGEGRGFSAGRNIKGLNPADDDATDYLANKVTPVLRQMSSFPAPTFAAVHGVCLGVGLGLVIATDIVYVAEDAKFGSPFANLGATLDSGGHSLFVERLGAHRAMDLIVTGDLISGSEAVQAGLFSRVLPAGELLEFTREKARRAALGATRAFLTSRTLVHDVRDSRHGLWESVKNENIAQGELCSSADYAEGFAAFNEKRTPVFQGS from the coding sequence ATGATCGATCTCCACATCGAGGACAACGTCGCCGAGGTTGTGCTCAACAACCCCAAGGCGATGAACTCGCTGACCGAATCTGACCTGCAGGAACTCTCCGACGCCTACACCGAGGCCGCCGACCGGGACGTCCGTGCCCTCCTCCTGCGTGGTGAGGGCCGTGGATTCTCTGCCGGCCGCAACATCAAGGGCCTCAACCCGGCCGACGATGACGCCACCGACTACCTGGCCAACAAGGTCACCCCGGTGCTCAGGCAGATGAGCAGCTTCCCCGCCCCCACCTTCGCAGCCGTCCACGGTGTGTGCCTGGGAGTGGGCCTGGGTCTGGTCATCGCCACCGACATCGTCTACGTCGCAGAGGACGCGAAGTTCGGTTCCCCCTTCGCCAACCTGGGGGCGACCCTCGACTCCGGTGGCCACTCGCTGTTCGTCGAGCGTCTGGGCGCGCACCGGGCGATGGACCTCATCGTCACCGGTGACCTGATCAGCGGCTCGGAGGCCGTGCAGGCCGGGCTCTTCTCCCGGGTGCTGCCCGCCGGGGAACTGCTCGAGTTCACCAGGGAGAAGGCCCGGCGCGCCGCCCTCGGTGCCACCCGCGCCTTCCTCACCAGCCGTACCCTGGTCCACGACGTCCGGGACAGCCGACACGGCCTCTGGGAGTCAGTCAAGAACGAGAACATCGCCCAGGGAGAGCTGTGCTCGAGCGCCGACTACGCCGAAGGTTTCGCCGCCTTCAACGAGAAGCGCACCCCCGTCTTCCAGGGCAGTTAA
- the paaD gene encoding 1,2-phenylacetyl-CoA epoxidase subunit PaaD — MTTHPLRPINPADALVWDTAASVPDPEIPVVSIADLGILRDAAIIDGTAVVTITPTYSGCPAMDYITREVKEALEAAGYDSARVDLVLQPAWTTDWITDLGREQLREYGIAPPTHSSRPTRQGPIPLTLAPPSPVPCPRCGSTRTRNIAQFGSTSCKALYSCEDCLEPFDYFKVH, encoded by the coding sequence GTGACAACCCATCCCCTGCGTCCCATCAACCCGGCTGACGCCCTGGTCTGGGACACCGCCGCCAGCGTCCCCGACCCGGAGATCCCCGTGGTCTCCATCGCCGACCTGGGAATTCTCCGCGACGCCGCCATCATCGACGGCACCGCAGTGGTGACGATCACCCCCACCTACTCCGGATGCCCGGCCATGGACTACATCACCCGTGAGGTCAAGGAGGCCCTGGAGGCGGCGGGCTACGACTCCGCCCGCGTCGACCTGGTCCTCCAGCCCGCCTGGACCACCGACTGGATCACCGACCTCGGCCGCGAGCAGCTCCGCGAGTACGGCATCGCCCCGCCGACCCACTCCTCCCGGCCCACCCGGCAGGGACCGATCCCGTTGACTCTCGCCCCTCCGTCCCCGGTTCCGTGCCCGCGTTGCGGCTCGACCCGGACCCGTAATATCGCCCAATTCGGCTCGACCTCATGCAAGGCGCTGTACTCCTGCGAGGACTGCCTCGAGCCCTTCGACTACTTCAAGGTGCACTGA
- a CDS encoding AMP-binding protein, which translates to MASSTDIISTLNGPQTGIEYASRDEITALQTERMKNTLRHAYYNVPHYKKAFDEQGVHPDDFRELSDLTLFPFTDKAILRSEYPFGMFAVQKHQIARIHASSGTTGQPTVVGYTRNDIETWATLVARSLRAGGVRPGDRVQVTFGYGLFTGGLGLHYGVEKLGATAIPTSGGQTDRQLQIMRDFQPDAIVGTPSYMLNVLDRMRVEGMDPRDTPMRVGIFGAEPWTEGMRRDLEEGFGLDATDIYGLSEVMGPGVAQECIETKDGLTLWEDHFYPEILDPKTLQPVPDGEYGELAITPLTKEAFPVIRYRTHDITRLLPGTARSMRRLDRISARNDDMIILRGVNCFPTQFEELIVEDKNLRPRYQCVLTKRGRMDHLTLVVEHAPGRTPDEITNSQLHLRKMIKDRIGVSVDVDVRDHVDSGEGKAKRIVDNRT; encoded by the coding sequence GTGGCTTCCTCAACGGACATCATCTCCACCCTCAACGGTCCGCAGACCGGGATCGAGTACGCCTCCCGCGACGAGATCACCGCGCTGCAGACCGAGCGCATGAAGAACACCCTGCGCCACGCCTACTACAACGTCCCGCACTACAAGAAGGCCTTCGACGAGCAGGGCGTGCACCCGGACGATTTCCGCGAGCTCAGCGACCTCACCCTGTTCCCCTTCACCGACAAGGCCATCCTGCGGTCGGAGTACCCCTTCGGCATGTTCGCGGTGCAGAAGCACCAGATCGCGCGCATCCACGCCTCCTCCGGCACCACCGGCCAGCCCACCGTCGTCGGCTACACGCGCAATGACATCGAGACCTGGGCCACCCTCGTCGCCCGCTCCCTGCGCGCCGGCGGCGTCCGCCCCGGCGACCGCGTCCAGGTGACCTTCGGTTACGGCCTGTTCACGGGCGGCCTCGGTCTCCACTACGGCGTCGAGAAGCTCGGTGCCACCGCCATCCCGACCTCCGGTGGCCAGACCGACCGCCAGCTGCAGATCATGCGGGACTTCCAGCCCGACGCGATCGTGGGCACCCCGTCCTACATGCTCAACGTCCTCGACCGCATGCGCGTCGAGGGAATGGACCCGCGCGACACCCCGATGCGGGTCGGCATCTTCGGCGCCGAGCCGTGGACCGAGGGAATGCGCCGTGACCTGGAGGAGGGCTTCGGCCTGGACGCCACGGACATCTACGGACTGTCCGAGGTCATGGGCCCGGGCGTCGCGCAGGAGTGCATCGAGACCAAGGACGGACTCACCCTCTGGGAGGACCACTTCTACCCGGAGATCCTCGACCCGAAGACCCTGCAGCCGGTGCCGGACGGGGAGTACGGCGAACTGGCCATCACCCCGCTGACCAAGGAGGCTTTCCCGGTCATCCGCTACCGCACCCACGACATCACCCGTCTCCTGCCGGGCACCGCCCGCTCCATGCGCCGTCTCGACCGCATCAGCGCGCGTAACGACGACATGATCATCCTCCGCGGCGTGAACTGCTTCCCCACCCAGTTCGAGGAGCTCATCGTCGAGGACAAGAACCTCCGCCCCCGCTACCAGTGCGTCCTGACCAAGCGCGGCCGCATGGACCACCTCACCCTCGTGGTCGAGCACGCCCCGGGCCGCACCCCGGACGAGATCACCAACTCCCAGCTGCACCTCCGCAAGATGATCAAGGACCGCATCGGCGTCTCCGTCGACGTTGACGTCCGCGACCACGTCGACAGCGGCGAAGGCAAGGCCAAGCGGATCGTCGACAACCGCACCTGA
- the paaA gene encoding 1,2-phenylacetyl-CoA epoxidase subunit PaaA, translating into MTTVTETLSPADAVGQENFDRLIAEDSRIEPTDWMPAAYRRTLTRQISQHAHSEIIGMQPEANWITRAPSLKRKAILIAKVQDEAGHGLYLYSAAETLRTGRDKLVEQLLDGSAKYSSIFNYPARTWADIGAIGWLVDGAAIANQVPLCRASYAPYGRAMVRVCKEESFHQRQGWEILYELANGTPAQKQMAQEAINRFYGPALQMFGPPDDDSPNSQQSMAWKIKRFSNDELRQRFVDMIVPQAEALGLHFEDPDLKWNEERGHYDFGTLDWSEFKSVVRGEGPCNTQRMQRRRQAFDDGAWVREAAAAYAEKYQSADSQLIA; encoded by the coding sequence ATGACCACCGTGACCGAAACGCTCTCCCCCGCCGACGCGGTCGGGCAGGAGAACTTCGACCGCCTCATTGCCGAGGATTCCCGCATCGAGCCCACGGACTGGATGCCTGCCGCCTACCGCAGGACCCTGACCCGCCAGATCTCCCAGCACGCCCACTCCGAGATCATCGGAATGCAGCCGGAGGCGAACTGGATCACCCGTGCGCCTTCCCTCAAGCGCAAGGCCATCCTCATCGCCAAGGTCCAGGACGAGGCCGGCCACGGGCTCTACCTCTACTCCGCAGCCGAGACCCTGCGCACCGGCCGCGACAAGCTCGTCGAGCAGCTTCTCGACGGCTCCGCCAAGTACTCCTCCATCTTCAACTACCCGGCGCGCACCTGGGCCGACATCGGAGCCATCGGCTGGCTGGTCGACGGCGCCGCCATCGCCAACCAGGTGCCCCTGTGCCGCGCCTCCTACGCCCCCTACGGCCGGGCCATGGTCCGCGTGTGCAAGGAAGAGTCCTTCCACCAGCGCCAGGGCTGGGAGATCCTCTACGAACTGGCCAACGGCACGCCCGCACAGAAGCAGATGGCACAGGAAGCGATCAACCGCTTCTACGGCCCCGCTCTGCAGATGTTCGGCCCGCCGGACGACGACTCCCCGAACTCCCAGCAGTCCATGGCCTGGAAGATCAAGCGCTTCTCCAATGACGAGCTGCGCCAGCGCTTCGTCGACATGATCGTCCCCCAGGCGGAAGCCCTCGGCCTCCACTTCGAGGATCCGGACCTCAAGTGGAACGAGGAGCGCGGCCACTACGACTTCGGCACCCTGGACTGGAGCGAGTTCAAGTCCGTCGTCCGCGGCGAGGGCCCCTGCAACACCCAGCGGATGCAGCGTCGTCGTCAGGCCTTCGACGACGGCGCCTGGGTCCGCGAGGCGGCCGCCGCCTACGCGGAGAAGTACCAGTCCGCGGATTCCCAGCTCATCGCCTAA